The Candidatus Tumulicola sp. genomic sequence GTCAGCGCGGTCCGAAAACCAAGCCCTTCGAGCGGGATGAGCAGCGCGAGCAGCGCCAAGCTCGGGATCGTGTAGATGACGCCCAGCACGCCGTACACCGGCAGGCGCAGCCAGCGCCGCCGCGCGACCAAAACGCCGAGCGGGATGGCGATGATCAAAGCCACCCCGAGCGCCGCGAACGAAAGCACGAGATGCTGTCCGAGCGCGCGCGCCACGACGTCGAAGTGCGAAACGAGATAGTGCATGCTACTTCGTCGCCGGCCGCGCGGCGCGGCGCAAATCGGCAAGCGTGATGGTGCCCAGCGGCGCACCTGCGGCATCGACCACTTGCAGCGAATCGACGCCGGCGCTGACCATCGTCGCCAACGCGTCGCGCAGCGTGCGACCGGCGAGGATCTTATAGCCGGAGGAGGCGCCGTCCGAGGCGGCGCCCATCGCGCGCTCCACCGGCATGAGGCTGAAGCGCCGCAGCACGTCATCGGCGTTGACCAACGCTCCGACGAACACATTGGCCGGTCCAGTCAGAACTTCGAGAGGCGTGCCGGCCTGTTCGATGCGGCCCGCGCGCATCACGATCAAGAGGTCCGCCAGCTTGAGGGCTTCTTCGACGTCATGCGTCACGAAGAGCACCGTCTTGTGCAAGCGTGCTTGGAGCGCGCATAGTTCGTCCTGCAAGCGCTCGCGCTCGATCGCGTCGATCGCACCGAACGGCTCGTCCATCAACAGGATGGCTGGGTCCACCGCAAGCGCGCGCGCCAGACCCACGCGCTGCTGCTGTCCACCTGAGAGCTGCGCCGGATAGCGGGCGCGGTACTGGTTCGGCTCCAAGTGGACGAGCGCCAGCAACTCGTCGACGCGCTGAGCGGTGCGCAGCGCATCCCATCCGACAAGAGAAGGCACCACGCCGATATTCTCCGCGACCGTCATGTGCGGAAACAGGCCGACCTGTTGGATCACGTAGCCGATGCCTCGGCGCAGGAGCACGGGATCGACGGCCAGCGCGTCCTGTCCGTCGACCAGCACGCGGCCCGACGTCGGCTCGTACAACCGGTTCACCGTCTTGAGCAGCGTGGTCTTGCCGCATCCCGAGGGGCCGACGATGACGGCGAAGGCGCCGTGGGGAATCTCGAGCGAGACGTCGTCCACGGCGCGCGTCCCGTCCTCGTACTCCTTGACGACGTGTTCGAAAACGATCGCCGGCTGGGACTGTGCCATCTAGGTCGAGACGAGCCGGGCTTTCGATCGGTTCAGGAAGTCGGCGGCGACGTCGGCCGGCTCTTCCTTGTTGCCGTCCACGCGCCAATTCAAATGGCGCATGACCGAGTCGGTGAGCAGCGGCGCCAGACGGTTCAGAGTCGGCGCAAGCTTAGGAAACCGCGTCAGTGCGTCTTCACGCACCACCGGCGCCACCGGATACGGCGGGAAGAAGTGTTTGTCATCGTCCAGGACGACCAGATGGTCGGCGTCGATCTGCCCGTCGGTGCCGAACGCCAGCACGACGTCGACATCGCCGTTGAGCAGCGCTTTATATTTCAATCCGATGTCCACCGTCTGCACGCTTTTGAACGCAAAGCCGCCGTACGCGCGCTGCAGGCCCGGCAAACCATCCGGCCGCTCGATGAACTCGTGGACCGCGCCCAAGCGCAGTTGTGGCGCAAGGCGCGAGCAATCCGTAAGCGTGCGCAGCGCGTACTTCGCGGAGACGGCTTGCGTGGTCGCCAAGGCCTGAGTATCGTTCATCGGCGCCGCGTCGAGCCACGTGAGTTTGAAGCGGCGTTCGTATTCGCTCTTCACGAGATCGAAGACCGCCTTACGGTCGTGCAACGGCGCGCGCTTCAAAACGACGAGCAGCGCGGTGCCCGTATACTCGGGATAGAGATCGATCTCGCCGCGCGCCAGTGCGCCCATGGCGATCTGCGTGCTTCCCAAGTTCAACTTGCGCTCGACGGGCATCCCGCCCGACTCGAGCAGCCTCGCGTACAGCTCGCCCAGGATCAGCTCCTCGGTGAAATTCTTCGATCCGATCTTCACGGCAGGTCCGCCGGTGTTACCCGTTCGGCTCGAGCACGCCGGCAGCAGCGCCAAGCCGGCCATCGTCGCGAGCGCCTCGCGGCGTGAGATTTTCGAAAGCGTCATGTTTGTTCTCGCAGGGATGGCGCAGAAAGCAAACGCCCTAATCCGGAAAAAAGGGCCTCGGCCGCGAGCGCGAGGAGCGCCACGCAGGCTGCGCCTAAGAGAAGTTCACCGCCGTTATCGTTTTCCAAACCGCCGACGATGAGATCGCCCAGCCCGCCGCCTCCGATGAACGCGGCTAAGGTCGCCGACGCGATGACCTCGACGGCGGCGGTGCGCAGGCCGGTCACGATCACCGGCGCGGCGAGCGGTGTTTCAACTCGACGCAGCACCTGCGCGGGACGCATGCCCATGCCCACCGCGGCCTCGATCGCGGCGCGGTCAACGGAACGGTACCCGATGTCGGTGTTGATGAGGATGGGCGGAATCGCAAGGAGCACCAATGCCACGAGCGCCGGCGCAAAACCAAGACCGAGCAGCGGCAGCATGAGCGCGAGCACGGCCAGACTCGGCACCGAACGCAGCGCCGTCACCACACCGATGATCGTCGCGCCTGCGCGATGTCGCGCGGTCCATACCCCGAGCGGGATGCACAACAGCGCCGCGACTCCGAGTGCCGCCGCGCTCAGTCCGAGATGCCTGCCGGCTCCGGCGGCTAGAGCGTGCTGATTAGCGAGCGCGTAGGACCAAGCTGCGGCGACCGGATTCACGCCGCACCACGTTCCCCTTGAAGCAAGGCGCGCACCTCTTCGTCCGTGACTTCGCGAAAGTCCGCGTAGTGGCGCCCGACGGCGAAATGCCAGTCGCGCGCCGCGATCAACACCACGAACTCGTCGCAGTTCGCCCGGAACTGATCGAGGTAGTCTGCCGGCGCGACCGGCACGGCGCACACGACCCGCGCGGCCCCTCGCCGGCGAGCCTCCGCGACCGCGCAAAGCATCGTCGCGCTGGTAGCGATGCCGTCGTCGACGAGGATGACATTGCGGGCTTCGATGTCGAGGAGCGGCGCCGTGCCCCGCACGCGAGACTCCAGCTCGCGCGCGCGCTGGACTTGCTCGGCGGCTCGCGCCCGCAGCTCCTCTTCTCCGAGCTCTCGAGCGTATTCGGTGAACACCACGTCGCCGTGCGAAGAGGCGGCGCCGAGCGCCAACTCGGGCTGGAGCGGATGACCGATCTTGCGGATGACGATCACGTCCAAGGGCGCCTGCAGGGACGCAGCCACCGGCGCGGCGACCGCGACACCGCCGCGGGCAATGCCAAAAACAACGGGATCCTTCTCGCCGGTTAGTCTGGTCGCGAGGAGGATCCCGGCCGATCGCCTATCGGGAAACGTCTATCCCGCTTCTTTTGAGAATGCCGTGACGCCGTATTGGCGGCCGCGCCGCTGTTCGGAGACATACGTGCCGACGCGGTTACGCTCGGTCTCGCTGATCGAGATGAAGCGCACGCCGTAACGCGCGTGGAAACCGCGCGCGCCCTGGTGAGCGTAGACGACGCGTCCCAGGAGCTCGAACCTGAGATTGGGCCCAAGGAGCATGGAAACACTCACTTGGTCTGCTAAGCGCAGCTTGGCGTGAGTGCGGATGCAAGCGCCGCCGGCTGAAAGGTCCTCGAGCACCGCCGGCAACAAGGCCCCGCCGATGAGCCTGAGCTTGATCGGCTCGTCCATCGGCAAGCGCGGGGCAAGCCTAGGCCTAGCCCTGTCGGCCGAACCGGAAGGACGCTTAAACGCGGACAGCAACGAGCCAAACAGAGACATATATGTGGCACCCCTGCGGGACGGCGTGACGGCCGTCACTGCTTTCAATGATACGGCGCGCTCACCGACGTGTCAAGAAGGCCCGTGACAAGCCTGCCATCGAGCACGAAAGCGCTCCTGCCGGAGCTGCGGGCCAGCCGCTTGTAGCGGGTCGCCCGGGCGGCCAGGCTTGCGAACGTCGACAGCGGCGGTTGGGTTGCGGTTATCCCCGCGATCGATAGGGTCACCTGGGGCGACGACGACCGCGCGTCGCCCAGCGCCGGCGTTTCCCTGGATACGTGGAGCGCCGCCGACCTGCGATCGAACCGTTCCATCGCAGCTCGGCCGATCACCTCAGCCGAATGCGCGTTGCAGAGCACCAAGAAGTTCACCCCGCCGAGGTGACCCACCATGGCCTGCGGGCCATCCTCGTCGCGGGCCGTGCTGACCAGCACGTCGGCGAGCAACGCGATGACCTCGTCTCCCCGAGTAAACCCGTGGCGTTCGTTGTACGCTCGAAAATTGTTGAGATCCACGTGCAGCAGGCCGTACGGGGTGGCGGTCGCGCAGCGTCGGTCCACCTCTTGCTGCAACGGCACACGCCCGGGCAACCCGGTGAGCGGATTGGTGAAACGCTGCACGGAGGCCTGAAATTCGGTCATGGTGTGCAGCAAATCCCGTACGGAGACGACCCCTGAATACACGCCGTTTTCGAGCACGACGATCTCGTCGTACATCTCGGTGCGCCGGCGGTGCGTGACTTTGCGAGCGACATCATCGATCGAGTCTTTCGCGTCCACGGACAGGTAGGAGTCGTCCATGACCAAGCGCACCGGGCGCTTTGCGTAAACCGAATAGCCGAATTGATGCGCCAGACGCTCGTAGAGTTTGGTGCGGCTGACGAGTCCGACCGGCGCGCCGTACTCGGTGAGCACCACGCTGTCCAGGTCGTTATTGCGATCGAAGATCTCAAGCACCTCGCTCGTGTAGGCCGTCGCCATGAGCGCGGGCGCACGCCGCGTGATCGTGCTGATCGCCATGCGCTTCGGCATGGGCATGGTGCGCGTGGAAGTCGAGCGCTCGCGGATGAACGCCGCGATCTCGGCCTTCGGCTCGGTGAAGCCTCCGGCCGGCCGGCCGAGCAGAAAGCCCTGGCCGTGATCGACACCGATCTCGATGAGCGTCGCGAGTTCGTCCACCGTCTCGATCCCCTCGGCGAGCACCTTGGCGTCGATGCGGCGCGCGAAGATGATGATCGCCGAAACGAGTGCGTTCTTGGCCCGGTCACGGTCGATGTCGCGCACGAGCGCGATGTCGAGTTTGATGAAATGCGGCCGCACCTCGGTGACGGCGCGCAGGCTCGAGTGCCCGGCGCCCGCGTCGTCGATCGCCACCTTGAAACCCTGGCGGTAAAAATGCAGCAACGTCCGCTTGAGCACGTCGAAATCGGCGATCGCCTGCTTCTCCGTGATCTCCAGGACGACGCGCTCCGGCGCAAGCCGGCTGTTCTCTCCGATCTCGCGCGCCAATCCCGGGTCGTGTTCGTCGAGCACGCGCGGGCTGACGTTCAAGAACAGGTAGCAGCCTGCGGGAAGATTGGCTGTGCCCACGATCGTGTGGTGCCGGCACACCCGCTCCAGCCGCCTGGTCGCGCCCGTGGCTTGAGCGGCGGAGAACAGGGCCTCGGCGCTTTCCAGCCGGGTACCGATCGGCCCACGCGACAAGGCCTCGTAGCCGAAAACGCTGCCGTCGGCGAGCGAGACGATGGGCTGGAACAACGTGCGAATGCGCCCTTGGCTAAGGGCCGCTTCGAGTTCGTCATCTCCGACCACCGGCGGCTCGAGCGCGAGCGCCAAAGAGGCCGTCTCCGGCGCGGGGCCAGGTTGGGCTGCTTGCGGCGCTTCGACCGGCTTGGCGCGGTCGCCGGTCACAAGACTTAAAAAGCGCGCAAAACGGCCTTTGAGCCGACCCGTTACGTCATCCAACTTCAGCTGCTATCCCCGAGGGCGCGCGAGGTCCATCCGGCAAGGGCTTACTCTGAGGTCATCGGTGCCCCTCAACGGCGACGTTAGCCGTTAGGCGGCCTTCGTCCCGTTCAGGGGAGCGGAGCGCCCGCCGTGCGGAAAAGGGGCGGCCTCCCGAGCACGGCCCGATGGTCCGTCGCTCGAGGGCATTTGTTGGAGGAGGGCTACCTAGTGGAAGGCACAATCGCACGGCCATCGCCCGGCTCCGCGCATCAGCTCACGGAGAGCGAATGGCAGAGACTCGAAGGGGATCCTGATTTCCAAGCGCTCTATAAGCAGAAGATGGCGTTCATCATCCCCGCGACGATTTTCTTCATCGTCTATTACTTCTCGCTGCCCGTCCTCGTCGGCTATTTCCCGACGGCGATGGAGACGAAAGTCATCGGCGACATCAACGTCGCGTATCTGTTCGCGCTGTCGCAATTCGTCATGACGTGGGTCGTCACCGGGCTTTACGTCGGGCAGGCGAAAAAATGGGATGTGCAGGCTGCGGCGATCATCGCCAAAGTCAAAGGAGGCCGCGCGTGAGCACCCCACTCATCCTCTTCATCATCTTCATCGCGATCACGCTCGGCATCACCTTTTGGGCTTCGAGCCACAACCGCACGAAGGCGGAGTTCATGACGGCCGACCGTCAGATCACCGGCTTCCAGAACGGCTGGGCGGTCGCCGGCGACTACATGTCTGCCGCTTCCTTCCTCGGCATCGCGGGTCTCATCGCGTTCTACGG encodes the following:
- a CDS encoding DUF485 domain-containing protein, giving the protein MEGTIARPSPGSAHQLTESEWQRLEGDPDFQALYKQKMAFIIPATIFFIVYYFSLPVLVGYFPTAMETKVIGDINVAYLFALSQFVMTWVVTGLYVGQAKKWDVQAAAIIAKVKGGRA
- a CDS encoding bifunctional diguanylate cyclase/phosphodiesterase — translated: MDDVTGRLKGRFARFLSLVTGDRAKPVEAPQAAQPGPAPETASLALALEPPVVGDDELEAALSQGRIRTLFQPIVSLADGSVFGYEALSRGPIGTRLESAEALFSAAQATGATRRLERVCRHHTIVGTANLPAGCYLFLNVSPRVLDEHDPGLAREIGENSRLAPERVVLEITEKQAIADFDVLKRTLLHFYRQGFKVAIDDAGAGHSSLRAVTEVRPHFIKLDIALVRDIDRDRAKNALVSAIIIFARRIDAKVLAEGIETVDELATLIEIGVDHGQGFLLGRPAGGFTEPKAEIAAFIRERSTSTRTMPMPKRMAISTITRRAPALMATAYTSEVLEIFDRNNDLDSVVLTEYGAPVGLVSRTKLYERLAHQFGYSVYAKRPVRLVMDDSYLSVDAKDSIDDVARKVTHRRRTEMYDEIVVLENGVYSGVVSVRDLLHTMTEFQASVQRFTNPLTGLPGRVPLQQEVDRRCATATPYGLLHVDLNNFRAYNERHGFTRGDEVIALLADVLVSTARDEDGPQAMVGHLGGVNFLVLCNAHSAEVIGRAAMERFDRRSAALHVSRETPALGDARSSSPQVTLSIAGITATQPPLSTFASLAARATRYKRLARSSGRSAFVLDGRLVTGLLDTSVSAPYH
- a CDS encoding glycine betaine ABC transporter substrate-binding protein encodes the protein MTLSKISRREALATMAGLALLPACSSRTGNTGGPAVKIGSKNFTEELILGELYARLLESGGMPVERKLNLGSTQIAMGALARGEIDLYPEYTGTALLVVLKRAPLHDRKAVFDLVKSEYERRFKLTWLDAAPMNDTQALATTQAVSAKYALRTLTDCSRLAPQLRLGAVHEFIERPDGLPGLQRAYGGFAFKSVQTVDIGLKYKALLNGDVDVVLAFGTDGQIDADHLVVLDDDKHFFPPYPVAPVVREDALTRFPKLAPTLNRLAPLLTDSVMRHLNWRVDGNKEEPADVAADFLNRSKARLVST
- a CDS encoding phosphoribosyltransferase family protein — its product is MLLATRLTGEKDPVVFGIARGGVAVAAPVAASLQAPLDVIVIRKIGHPLQPELALGAASSHGDVVFTEYARELGEEELRARAAEQVQRARELESRVRGTAPLLDIEARNVILVDDGIATSATMLCAVAEARRRGAARVVCAVPVAPADYLDQFRANCDEFVVLIAARDWHFAVGRHYADFREVTDEEVRALLQGERGAA
- a CDS encoding ABC transporter ATP-binding protein; translated protein: MAQSQPAIVFEHVVKEYEDGTRAVDDVSLEIPHGAFAVIVGPSGCGKTTLLKTVNRLYEPTSGRVLVDGQDALAVDPVLLRRGIGYVIQQVGLFPHMTVAENIGVVPSLVGWDALRTAQRVDELLALVHLEPNQYRARYPAQLSGGQQQRVGLARALAVDPAILLMDEPFGAIDAIERERLQDELCALQARLHKTVLFVTHDVEEALKLADLLIVMRAGRIEQAGTPLEVLTGPANVFVGALVNADDVLRRFSLMPVERAMGAASDGASSGYKILAGRTLRDALATMVSAGVDSLQVVDAAGAPLGTITLADLRRAARPATK
- a CDS encoding PilZ domain-containing protein; translation: MSLFGSLLSAFKRPSGSADRARPRLAPRLPMDEPIKLRLIGGALLPAVLEDLSAGGACIRTHAKLRLADQVSVSMLLGPNLRFELLGRVVYAHQGARGFHARYGVRFISISETERNRVGTYVSEQRRGRQYGVTAFSKEAG
- a CDS encoding ABC transporter permease subunit, which encodes MNPVAAAWSYALANQHALAAGAGRHLGLSAAALGVAALLCIPLGVWTARHRAGATIIGVVTALRSVPSLAVLALMLPLLGLGFAPALVALVLLAIPPILINTDIGYRSVDRAAIEAAVGMGMRPAQVLRRVETPLAAPVIVTGLRTAAVEVIASATLAAFIGGGGLGDLIVGGLENDNGGELLLGAACVALLALAAEALFSGLGRLLSAPSLREQT